The segment CGTCATGGCGGAAGCGGAGGGGGAGGGGCGCGGCCGCCTTGACGCGGGGCACCGCGGCGTCGGAGTCCGGGTCCAGCACGGCGGCGAGgcggagcagcagcagcgcgaGGAGGCAGGGGAGCAGCAGGGAGACGAGAGCTGCCAGGTGGGACAAGGCCATCATCGGGCTCGGTCTCTCTCGGTCTCGCCGCCGGAGCGCAGCCGCAGCGCACCGGGGTTCTGAAGAGTCAAACGTACCAGCTCCAGCTCAGCTGCCTCCATGACGCTGCTCGCTACCGAACCGAACCCACCAGTATTACCcttacctaggccttgtttagttcaccccaaaaagcaaaaagttttcaagattccccgtcacatcgaatcttacggcaaatgcatgaagcattaaatatagacgaaagcaaaaactaattacacagtttaactggaaatcacgagacgaatcttttgatcttagttagtccataattgaataatatttgtcacaaacaaacgaaagtgctacagtaccgaaatccgaaatcttttcggaactaaacaaggcctagggctttagttcacccaaaaagtaaaaagttttgaagattctccgttacatcgaatcttgcgacacatgcatgaaacattaaatatagaatgaaaataaaaactaattgcacagtttagctgtaaatcgtgagacgaatcttttgatcctagttagtccataattgaataatatttgtcacaaacaaacgaaagtgctacagtaccgaaatccgaaatcttttcggaactaaacaaggccctaacctGGCTATCCAAACCAACGCGTGCTACGGTTCGTGTTCGTTGCCGTTGCGACGCAGGTGCAGCTCACCCCGTTTGTCCGTTCGGGCTCAGGCTTCGTCAGGCTTGGATTGGTTTCTTCAGAGATCAGAGCACACAGCACAGCCAGCATGACAGCATCTCTCTCGTCCCCTGACGCAGCTTCAATGGCGCAACGGCTGCCATTGCCAGCCAGCCGCGCGTGCGACCAGGACATTGCCGTGAGCTCCCTGCTGTTTGCAAGTTGCAACGTCGAATCGGTGACATTTTGCTGCCACTTCATGTTAACAAAATATAGCGTCGTACTGTAAATGGGACTAGGCAGTGCCGCCGGCCAGCCAGCCATGGTGATGTCCTTGATGGTTGCTCTTGCATACAGCAGAGGCAACAACGACTAGGAAACAGATCcgtccacacacacacacatagaaAGCACTTTCGTCCACCAGCTGCTTTAAAAAATACCAACTTTTTTCCCGATTAAAATAGGTTCATGTCACAGTCCATATATCCGCGACTGTAACATGGCCGCAACGTTTACTGCTAAGTGGAATTCCAAGTCAGAAAAAATGCAAAAAAGAAGTCCATCCGTTGTAGTTGTAGGGATTGAGACATGGTTCTACCTCTTCTGTAGGTAACCAGCGACATAAAAAATGGTCTACCGTCAATCTAATGTTTACTACTAGTACTATGTTGCCTTGCCTTGTGACTTTGTGAGTCACAGATTGATGACCGGGGTCTAAAATAAGGCGCCGATGATCACGGGTTGGCGACCTCATGCTACCAGGTCTTGGCCGTCCACGTAAACAAAGGCATCATGGTTGAATTTTGTGGCCATGCATACGGTGCCTTGAGATTTGTCTAGCTAGACTCCATTTGAGTGCTGGTCCGCCGGTCGCACTCAAATACAACATACGTACTCCCTcattacttaaaaaaaatatagttgTTTTGTAAAAGACTCTGTCAAATATTGCGAATATAAACTattaataacttttaagttgtttggtttaaaaacgtaaaaattatatgaataaatttgtcttaaaaaatatttatataaaactaTCCGTATATcactttttaataaatattttttttaaaaaaaaaagatattaaAATTATACTTTAGAACCGTGTCACTATCCATTTGTTTTTTAGTAGAGGAAGTATAGTGGACAGATCCagtttctaaaaaaaacttATCTTTTTTCAGTTGCTAGTGTTTTCACGCTTTTTTATTTAAGAAAAGACCGAGAAACGTTTATTTATGGATTATTTATCAGTTGCACATTGGGGCAGGCAAAATCACCTGAGATCTCAACTACCGTGGTGGCCATGGGAGATGATCACCGTACCAGAGGTCGATCACCATCACGGTGACCAAGCGTACGTCCCTTGGGCGTACGGCAGTCGGCACCGGCAGGCAGCATGAAACCAGGAGAGACCAGCAGGGGTCAAAagcccttgcaagcatgccagaGCAGAATGCCATCAGGCCACACGTACACCTGGAGGGTGTACGTGTCGTCGGAGACTCGGACGTCGTCTATATAGTACAGTATCTTTCTTCCTTCATTTCCCAGCCGAATTCTTGGAGACGGCCGGCCACAGCCAGTCAGCCACAGCCACAGCCCACAGTGGGTCTGAGCCGGTATGGACTTCACCAGGGAAGTCGTCGTCCCGGCGGCGCTGTCCGAGATCCTCGGCCGGATCTTCGCCTTCCTCTTCGACAGCATCCCCCGGCCCCCCTCGCCGGGCGCAAGGGAGCTGCACCGGCAGCGGCTGGAGCGGCTGCTGGGCAACATCGGCAGCATGGTCGAGGAGGCCGAGGGCCGCCACATCACCAACCAGCAGCTGCTCTCCCACCTCCAGGCGCTCACCGCGGGGATGTACCGCGGCCGCTTCGCGCTCGAGGTGACCGACCTCGACGACGCCACCCGGAAcgccgtcgacgacgacgacgacgctacGACTGATCCCGCCGCCAGTAACGCGGGCAAGAGGTCGTTCGCGCTCTGCCCGTCGTTCGACAGGGCGAAGCGTTCTCGTGTGACGAGCCTGATCTTGGGCGGCAACAACAACGGCGGCGGTGGCACCGAGAGgctggccgccgccgtcgaggagCTGGAAGCCCTGACGCGCGACTACATGCGCGAGTTCATCCTGCTGGTGCAAGGGTACCCGCGGAAGGTGCACCGGCCGGTGCGCACCACGCTGTACATGGACCGGTGCGTGTTCGGCCGGCACGTGGAGAAGGAGCGCGTGGTGGACTTCCTGCTGCAGCGCGCGCCCAGCCCCAGCGGGCGGGCGCCGTACCTGAGCGTGCTCGCCGTGGTGGGCGCCAAGAAGGTGGGCAAGACGACGCTGGTGAAGCACGCgtgcgacgacgagcgggtgcGCGGCCACTTCGCGCGCATCGAGTGGTTCGAGACGCCCGACGTGGTGCGCGCGGGCGGCCACCCCGGGCAGTACATGTGGGAGAGCGGCGGGCCGGAGTACCTCGCCGGCGTGCGCCGCATCCTCGCCGAGCCGCGGTTCgcggcgtcgccgtcgccgtcgctgcTCGTGTTCGAGGACGCGTGGCCCATGGACGAGTCGGCGTGGGCCGCGCTGGCGTCGTCCCCGACCCTGGCCCCGCTCGGCGACGGGAGCAAGCTCCTGCTCACGTGCCGCGACGCCGACCTCGCCCGGCTCGGCACGGCGGACCCCGTGGTGCTGCGCACGCTGCAGCAGGAGGAGTACTGGTACTACTTCAAGGCGTTCGCGTTCGGCGGCGCCGACCCGCGGGACCACCCGCgggtggcggcggtggcgcgggAGATCTCGGAGCACCTGGAGCGCACGTTCCTGGACGCGCGGGTGCTCGGCACGCTGCTCAGGGCCAACTTCGACGCCCGGTTCTGGCGGAAGGTGCTCGCCGCCATCGTCAGCTGCGAGCGCCGCCCCTTGCACGTCGGCGTGCTGCTCGAGCTCCTGCCCGTGCGCGGCAGGCTGCAGTCGTACGGCTACTGCCGGAGCCCGCCCAAGTTCACCGTGCAGGACGTGCTCAGCAGCGCGCGACCGAGTGGCTCAGGCTCGGGCTCGGAGGAAGGCTTCACCGTCCATCTCTGCAGGGAGACGCTGTACATGGATCACTGGTACAGCATCACCTTCAAGAACGATGAtcgggcggcgccgccgccgccgcccgtagTGACGACCTAGTTTGACTATTGGGTGCGACGAGTTTGTACTAGCTAGCTTTTTCTCGTATTTTTGTGTGTGTCGGACACGGCGGTGGTTGTGTTTTGCGTTACATGCTTCTTAAACTTTTAAGTTGCCTTCATATTTTGACATTTGACTGTATCAAATTTGAGTTTAGGCAGCACTCACTACTGTCCAAAAATCAAGAAATCACTCTACAATTTTACTCCACATCTTCTCGCATCCACACCagctaaaaagaaaaaaagcaaCATCTCAGTTGcaaaagtactccctccgtatagaATTTAAAAGTCattttagacaaggttttgatCAAACACTGGAAATGTATTAAGTTTGCAGATGTAGAAAATTATGAATACATTTGAAGAACACATCATGCAAAACTTGCCAGGAACAAATTTATTGTCAGACAATAATCCATCTGTGTGACAGCCTCAAGACCAGTTAACTAGCCAAATCTAGGGcataaatatatttcataaaacATCAACACCAGTAATTGCTAGTAACCTGAAAACTTCGATGAATTGATCACGACGTTAAGACAAGGAATCAAGATGAGATGTGGAGGCATGACGACAGTCAAAAGCAACCACACAACAAGATATCacgtgaatatatatatatatatgacaaaGGAAGAAAGTACTCAGTCTCGGCAGCTCTCCGACGCGGAGCGGGAAACTGCACGGTGAGCTCATCAAGCAAGCCGTTCTCGGCTTGGCGTCGTTGTGCCGAACCATGGCGCGGCAACGTGCAAGAACAAGGCAGCTCAGGGAGGGGGACGCCTGCACCCGCTACTTCCACCTCCAAGCTTGCCAGCGCCGTCGCAAGAATTACCTCTCTTCGCCATCAACCATAATGGCCAGACGTTCACGGAACAAGAGGCAAGGCAAACATTGTCTATTCCTACTATAACGACATTAGGCAATGCTTTCCCTGTGCCCGCCACACTGATCTGACCCAGCTAGGCCTACCTCGGCTCAACCTTGAGGACTAGGCTGCTCCCTTCTCCGCATTGAGgtgttgtttagttcacccaaaaaactaaaattttttcaagatttcccgtcacatcgaatcttgaggcacatacatgaagcattagacatagacgaaaacaaaaactaattatacagtttgcctgtaaattacgagataaatcttttgagcctagttagtctatgattagataatgtttgtcaaataaaaacaaaaaatgctacaatactaAAATTTAAAATCTTTTCAAAACTAAACAACGCCTGAAGTCGCCTCAGCGGTCAGAGAATATCCATCCAACGGCTGACGAACTATCCACATTCTTCTACAAAACCACGTGGGCGATCGTTGGACGCGACGTCATGGGCATGTTCCAGGCGCTTTGGGGCCTGAATTTCAGGAGCTTTAATCACCTTAATGGCCCAGTCATGGTGCTGCTCCACAAGACTCAATCACCGGCAGGGCTAAAAGACTATGGGCCCATAAGCCTAATACACTCGGTGGGAAAAGCTATTCTCAAGATCAACCAATCGCTGTCGAATTTGTCAGCATTCagaagtgtttttctctcataataaatcagcgaacagtactttccGCCATAGCTTATCAATCAAGCAAACAGAGTATCGCCTAATGGGATCAACAGACACTCGTGTCCTCATTCCTGCTCGCCCCGATCTCGACGTTTTTTTTGTTAATTCCTTGTTCGCACTTCGCAAGATTCGAACCCTGCCGCGATGGTGAGTGCGTGGGGCGGGCGCGCGCATTTGAATTCTCCTCTGCGTGGGTGTAGGGTGTGTTGAAGCCTTGCATCAATTTTTTTCGTCGGCCATTAGATTTAGTCTTGATGTTATATTAGCTTTTGATTTTAATGGAGATGAATTTTATGTGTATTTTTCTTGGTACATAATAATTGCATACTTTCAACAGGAGATGTTTTTTCTGGGAGGGACCTAGTGTAATTTTGATTGGTCCACGGTGGATCGTGATGTCACGGGAACACGAGTATCATCAAGTCAAGGACCAAGAAGTATGGGCCGTGGGCCTAGCAATGAGAAGTTGAAACCAGCCTAATGAAGGGCCGCTTTCTAGAGAAATGGGCCAACCTGAGATGCCTAAGCGACgccatccaaaaaaaaaaagaaaatccaAACAAACCTGTAAAGATGATGGTACCCCTACTCTGTGACGATCCAACATGACCTTCAGAAGAGTTCAGATCAGTATATGTGACCAAGTCCTAAGAGCCTGCACGAAATGTAAGGATGTACTGGAAGCATGAAAAAAACAAAGAGGCCCCTGCTGCTCGGAGGCTTGGAGCCACTCGATCCATCATGGCATCATGCACGCATCCACGTTGGTAGATATCAGGAGCAAACTTGCAAGCATGGTAAAGGCAGCTCGATCAGCTCCAGGTCGGCGGCGAAGGGAAAATTTTCACCCTTTGTTTCCTTTGAACGAGAAAAAAAAGTGTGTGGTACGTACAGAGAAAAAAAGGAAACCCGTTGCTTACTGCAAATGCAAAGGGATCGACCGGATCTTAACGCAAGAAACGGCAGGCGGCAGGCGCCTGCTCTGCATGCTCATCGGATGATCATGATGACGACGTGACGATGGCGACCGACGGACGAAGATATCACATGCATGCACGCATGGCCCGGAGACGGAGAACCCCTGGTACGGTGAATCTGTGACGGGCAGCGCAGGCAAACCCTACCAGATTTCAGGGAATCCAAGTAGCAAAAGCGACAAGCCACCCCCTAACCGTAGGCGAACGTGCGTGCTCGTGGGCGGCGGCCGATGACGCACGCGCTTTTCCACGCGATGGCGACGACGCTTCCATTCAGGCCTCTGTTGTACTCCTAGTACCCTTCGTCCGTCctaccctcctcctcctccccccatGGATAAGTGGAGACGTACGATCGACGAGCCGTGCTTTCGTACTCCTCCCTAAAATGAGAAGGATCCGAGCAGCTGGCACGTGTGGATCGCGCGCGACGTACGGACGGAGCGAGCCGGCCGCCGGCCGATCGAGCAGGGGGTGGGGCGGACGGACGGGGGATCGAGCAGGggatgcgtgcgtgcgtgcgagtGATGATAATGTATGTAACCGCAGCGGAAAGCAGGCGGCTCACATGACATGCCCGATGATGATGCGGGAGCCTGCCTGGGGCAagggcaacaacaacaacaacaacgcaCTCGCTCGCTTTTGCCTCTTGGGCGACGATTCCGCGAAGTGGAGTGGCTGCGTGCGTTCCCGAAAGTGAAAGGAAGCAGCCGTTGTTGTGCTTGTGCTATTGCCGTTCCGTGCAGCCGTGGGGACGGACGGCCGAGAGCGACGCCCGCCGACCGCCCCGCGCGCGCACCGGATGCCACTGCCGGTGCGGTGCTCGGCTCCGCTCCGTTTGCTCGCTGGCGAATAGCCGCCCCCGTGCCCGCGCGTGCGCTCGCCTCGGCTCTGCCGCCGTCTCCTCCCACTCCCCGTCTCCCTCCCCCCCACCCGCACCGCACCCCCGGGTCTCCGCAATAAAAATAGCAAAGCCACGACGCCACTGCTCTCGGGCCTCGTCTCTCTCGTGTCTCGCCCGCTAGCTCCCCCCACCCCGCCTGCCTGCCCCAACCTGCCCCCTCTCCGCTCCGCTCCCCGCGCGGCGCCAGATCTGCGGCGGCGGCCGGTTGGACGCCACGCCGCGCGTGCCGGTGCGTGTGGCGCGCTCAACTCCCCAGTCCCCGCGTTCGAATTCCCACCGCAGCTCACGCTCACGACCCCGTCCTTGTCTTGCGCGTGCAGTGAGGCGGATCCTGCCCGGCCGTGCCAGCCAGGTGATGAGAGCGTAGGCGGGCGGCGGACGAACGCGCGCGCCCCCTGGCCCCCCCTCCGAGGTACCTCCCACCTGCGCCGGTGTTCCTCTGCGTTGCGTGCGTTCGGTTCTCGGCCGATCCGCTCCTGCTCTCGACTCTGCATGCTGCCAAGAGCACGCGACGAGCGGTGGCGGACGGGTGGGGATCGGAGCTTCCACTCTCctccatttttttttctctttctttctttctgtcGTTCTTCCTGCTCCGCCTCCGCCCTCATCGGACGATCTTTAGCTCGGGGAGTCGCGTCCGGTTGTGCTGGAGTCCAATCGAGGCTGCCATGGGAATTGGCGCTCCAGCGACGTTGGGAATGGATCAGGGGCGCGTCTGCTGTGGTCAAATGCATGCTCCCTCCCACATGCACGATGCACCCTCGCCAAACAAAAACCGATTTAGACATAAGACAGATTGTTGCCTCTGTTTCCTCTAGTCTTCTAGAGAAATTGGGGGGTTAAAAATATGTTATCAAAATGAGACCTTGTCTTGGCCTAGGAAGTATGATTTTCAAAAAGTCCAACGAGTCAACTAAAAAAAAACACAGCAATAATTTTTCGTCCAAAATTATTCGTTGCATCAATTGCAAAGATCAtagttcttttttcttttgcgaTGAGCAGAGGTCACACCAACAAAAATAAGAAATTTGCACTACTTCACTCGGTTAATCGGTTTGTAGGACCTGACTGGGTGTGCACTGTGTATAGTATTAGGAAAGTTACTGGAACTCGTCTTTTGGTTTCTTATCATTTTATTATCTCCCACTAAGTCACTGGCCTGTGCTCCTTTGCAGAAAATGGCGATGATGGTGGATCCCCCCAATGGCATGGCGAGTCAAGGAAAGCATTACTATACTATGTGGCAGACACTATTTGAGATCGACACCAAGTATGTGCCAATCAAGCCCATTGGAAGAGGAGCTTACGGGATCGTTTGCTCATCTGTTAACCGTGAGACTAATGAAAAAGTAGcaataaaaaagataaacaaCGTCTTTGACAACCGTGTGGATGCGCTGAGGACACTGAGGGAACTGAAACTTCTTCGGCACCTAAGGCATGAGAATGTTATTGCTCTCAAGGATATAATGATGCCAGCGCATAGAAGGAGCTTCAAGGACGTTTACTTGGTTTATGAGCTCATGGACACTGATCTGcatcaaataattaagtcaTCTCAACCACTTTCCAATGATCACTGCCAGTATTTCCTTTTTCAGGTAAGTTTTGCGAGGGTCCTGTTTTCAGATAGTTATGTCCTTGCTCTTGTTGCTTTATTGATGACTGCAGCATAAACAGAAACACAAAAATATTTTGCCACCTTAACATAGGACATTTGTCGTAAAAGGTAGCCACTAAGGTAACCCAATACT is part of the Sorghum bicolor cultivar BTx623 chromosome 10, Sorghum_bicolor_NCBIv3, whole genome shotgun sequence genome and harbors:
- the LOC8065558 gene encoding disease resistance protein RGA2 produces the protein MDFTREVVVPAALSEILGRIFAFLFDSIPRPPSPGARELHRQRLERLLGNIGSMVEEAEGRHITNQQLLSHLQALTAGMYRGRFALEVTDLDDATRNAVDDDDDATTDPAASNAGKRSFALCPSFDRAKRSRVTSLILGGNNNGGGGTERLAAAVEELEALTRDYMREFILLVQGYPRKVHRPVRTTLYMDRCVFGRHVEKERVVDFLLQRAPSPSGRAPYLSVLAVVGAKKVGKTTLVKHACDDERVRGHFARIEWFETPDVVRAGGHPGQYMWESGGPEYLAGVRRILAEPRFAASPSPSLLVFEDAWPMDESAWAALASSPTLAPLGDGSKLLLTCRDADLARLGTADPVVLRTLQQEEYWYYFKAFAFGGADPRDHPRVAAVAREISEHLERTFLDARVLGTLLRANFDARFWRKVLAAIVSCERRPLHVGVLLELLPVRGRLQSYGYCRSPPKFTVQDVLSSARPSGSGSGSEEGFTVHLCRETLYMDHWYSITFKNDDRAAPPPPPVVTT